In Nyctibius grandis isolate bNycGra1 chromosome 8, bNycGra1.pri, whole genome shotgun sequence, a single window of DNA contains:
- the B3GNT5 gene encoding lactosylceramide 1,3-N-acetyl-beta-D-glucosaminyltransferase, producing MFVSPRRVRKCRFLHIIVVCFIVCLMIFCGPFDNHIVNHMKSYSYRYLINSYHFVNDSLSINRDNLDRVSSYQYLINHREKCQQQDVLLLLFVKTSPENRHRRDAIRQTWGNEKYVRSQLNANIKTLFALGRPTDHLQQIQLQRQLQLEDRKYNDLIQQDFLDTFHNLTLKLLLQFSWVNAYCPHARFIMSADDDIFIHMPNLVAYLQSLAQMGVQDLWIGRVHRGSPPIRDKSSKYYVPYEMYQWPSYPDYTAGAAYVISNDVAAKVYEASLTLNTSLYIDDVFMGLCANKMGIVPQYHVFFSGEGKAPYHPCIYNKMMTSHGHVDDLHQLWKQATDPKVKKFSSGIWGRIYCKLVNIVLLCKLYYEDTYPCSAAFS from the coding sequence ATGTTTGTTAGTCCCAGAAGAGTCAGAAAATGCCGTTTTTTGCACATAATTGTCGTTTGCTTCATAGTGTGTCTCATGATTTTTTGTGGACCATTTGATAATCACATTGTGAACCATATGAAGTCCTATTCATACAGATACCTCATAAATAGCTACCATTTTGTGAATGACAGCCTGTCTATCAACAGGGATAACTTGGACAGAGTATCAAGCTACCAGTACTTGATCAACCACAGAGAGAAATGTCAGCAGCAGGATGTCCTTCTCCTATTGTTTGTGAAGACTTCTCCCGAAAACCGTCATCGGAGGGATGCAATTAGACAAACCTGGGGTAATGAGAAGTATGTTCGTTCGCAACTTAATGCCAATATTAAAACTCTTTTTGCTTTAGGACGACCAACAGATCATCTGCAGCAAATACAGCTGCAAAGACAACTTCAGCTGGAAGACCGGAAATACAATGATTTGATTCAGCAAGACTTCTTGGATACTTTTCACAATCTTACTCTTAAATTGCTTTTGCAGTTCAGCTGGGTGAATGCCTACTGTCCTCATGCCAGGTTCATTATGTCTGCAGATGATGATATATTTATCCATATGCCAAATCTTGTTGCTTATCTCCAAAGTCTAGCACAAATGGGTGTTCAAGATCTCTGGATTGGTCGTGTCCATCGCGGATCCCCTCCCATAAGAGACAAGAGTAGCAAATACTATGTTCCATATGAAATGTACCAGTGGCCCTCTTATCCTGACTacacagcaggagctgcatATGTAATATCAAATGATGTAGCAGCTAAAGTATATGAGGCTTCATTGACTCTCAATACAAGTCTTTATATAGATGATGTTTTCATGGGTCTCTGTGCCAATAAAATGGGAATTGTACCACAatatcatgttttcttttctggggaaggaaaggctcCCTATCATCCCTGCATTTATAACAAAATGATGACATCTCACGGACACGTAGATGATCTTCACCAGCTCTGGAAGCAGGCTACAGATCCCAAAgttaaaaagttttcttcagGGATTTGGGGTAGAATATACTGCAAACTAGTCAATATTGTGCTTCTCTGTAAACTGTACTATGAGGACACCTATCCTtgttcagctgcattttcttaA